The Streptomyces kanamyceticus DNA segment CACCGGCATGGCTGATCACCACGGCGCAGGACGGCAGCAGGGCGTCCAGCGGAACGAATCCCACCGCGCGCACGTTGGGCGGTAACTCCACGCCCAGGGAGCCCACTTGGTCCTCGTCGAGCGTGGCGATCACCTCGACGTCCAGTTCGGCGACCGCGGTGAGGATGTCACCGACGGACGCCCGGTGCGCGCCGAACACCTCCTGCTGGGACACGCCCAGCGTCACACAGACCCGCGGTTTGGCCGGTCGCTCGTGGACCCACGGGGGGATGACGGAAGGACCGTTGTACGGCACGTACCGCACCGGCACCCGCGGGCCCGGCACCGGGAGCGCCAGCGAGGTCGGCATCGGGTCGAGGGTCCACTGACCGACCAGCGCCTCCTCGGAGAAGGCGCAGTCATACGTGTCGAGCGTCCAGCCCAGCCAGTCGGCCAGCGGATCGTCCCGCAGCAGCGGATGCCGGGCCGCGAGGGCCTCCCGGTAGTGCAGGCGCAGCCACCCGATCAGATCCAGGCCGAACAGCAGCCGGGCGTGGGCGGCGCCGCAGGCCATGGCGGCGACCGGGCCCGCGAAGGTCATCGTGTCCCACACGACCAGGTCCGGCCGCCACCAGCGGGCGAACCGCACCAGGTCGTCGATCATGCCCGGATCGGACTGGGAGGGGAACGCCCCCTGGGCCAGCATGAGTTGCTTGGCGTGCATGTCCGGGTA contains these protein-coding regions:
- a CDS encoding activator-dependent family glycosyltransferase — its product is MRVLFTTLAAATHVHTQVPLAWALRAAGHEVRMTSQPDAVEHIRRAGLTAVPVGAPLAQEALVQELDERRADALESGMDGPETLDYLALTDISETRPERMTYPDMHAKQLMLAQGAFPSQSDPGMIDDLVRFARWWRPDLVVWDTMTFAGPVAAMACGAAHARLLFGLDLIGWLRLHYREALAARHPLLRDDPLADWLGWTLDTYDCAFSEEALVGQWTLDPMPTSLALPVPGPRVPVRYVPYNGPSVIPPWVHERPAKPRVCVTLGVSQQEVFGAHRASVGDILTAVAELDVEVIATLDEDQVGSLGVELPPNVRAVGFVPLDALLPSCAVVISHAGAGTMHTALHHGVPQVLVPDPLWDAARKAERLVAAGAGLAVADPRCFTADELRALVRRVLEEPSFAAGTARIRAETLATPAPADIVPGLERLSAEFRR